The genomic stretch ttttttctgaGAGTATCCTAATTTTTAGATTTCATGGTACACGGTAGGTACAtttgagaggcagagacagaaagagagacagaaagagagagagaaagaaagaaagaaagaaagagagaaagaaagagagagagagagagagagagagctatttGTAGTCAGATGTTATGTCCTTCATGTTTCGAAAAGATACCTTGCATTTTTGTACAAGAAAGCAAAATGTTGGTATTCTTGTTAACTAATTCCCTATAAGAGTTATTCAGAGTGGTTACAAAATTGTGGCGTGGTTAAATGTATTTAGATACATTGATTTTTCCTTTGTCTGATTACATTAAGTTATTTTGCTATGTACACCACATGATTTCTGACAAAGTATTCTGAATCACATACAGATCAATTAAATTCTTATTCAAGTTTGCCCTTCCAACCAAGTACATGCTTTAGACAGTGTAATGTAAACATTATAAACTGACGTTTGTTCAGTTCATTATGAATCTGATTTGAGTTCTATTGTGTGCAGTTGTTTTTGCATTTTCGTTTGTTTGAAGCTTTTTTTAAGGTCAAGCCTTCACAAATCTCTTCTGCAGTTCATCAACTCTTTTCCAATTTCCCGGGAAGAAGCCCATCGTTGGCCGCAATGTTCGAGCGAGCTCAGTATCAGTACCCCTCTTCCCATGTGTAAATGCTATGCCATCAAAGAACACAGCTTCACTCTGCATTTACTGTGGTAGACGGTGGGTgttgcctttttttctccccttttcaATGGATGCTTaagtcaaaaaaaaaaggataaagtCTTGtcaaaacaaactttttttctgcTGAGAACAATGAGTGAGATGATGGTGGTGGATTGTTGGTTGACGAAGAGTGAGAGGCTGGGTATGAACGAacggactgagagagagagagcgagagagagagaacaagtgaaCGCAAGTGTGAAAAGAACTGGGAGGCTGTGAGAAGATACTGTGTTTGAGCGAGTGTGAGCGGGAGCAGCAAGTACGAGTGctttttctcctccccccttcttccAGGACCAGCTGAAGGACACTACATTTTCAACTTTAAGATTCCTGATCTTTCATCCATCTTTTCTGTCTATTATCTCTTTAAATGACATAGGTTAATGAATATGAGAGAAAATAACAAATGTAGTTGATTGTTAAGCATTCTCTCAAGTATTTGTATCCTTTCTgcctatatatacacatataatcCGATGTgaatgttgtagtgtgtgtgcttatattcTCCCTGTTAGTCACTTGTTAGTGTGAATATGTGATGTGATGCTGTTGTTTGTGAGAAGGgcttggggggaggggggatgtttggggtgtgtgtttgtatgggtgaACTTGAGCTCGAATGTGGAGAGAGGTGTGACGAACGAGAGTAATTTCAGCGTGCATAcagtggatggtgtgtgttggtggtggtggtggtggtggtggcagttaCGAGAATCCCTATTGATATTTGCTTTTGTTTAGTGTGGTTTTTTTTATGCATTTTATATGTTTTGTGAAATCAAAGGGAACTCTCaaataaaattaatttgaataggTGTTACGTCTACCCGATATTGGCTTATTCTCTGccttgtgatttatttttttcctccccttttTTCTCTTACCTTTTTTTGTTGCTTCCATTAATTGAACTGCCAAAACTTATTTAATTCGCATGTGTAGGGACCTTGGACATCGCAGACCCAGATTAACATCAGAGCCCAGAGTGAAGGCACTGTTCGGGGGCTGAAGACTGGAGTTGGTGTTGTGTTGGGTTGGCGGCTCCCAACATGATCCAACTGTGGAGACGCTGCCGAATGCCTTATACCTGAAAAGGGACTTCTACGCATCTCTGTATCAAGATTCCCAGGGGAACCCTTTTAATGAAATTTGAAATGGACAATTCCAAATTGGGTGGAGCTCAAAGCAAGTCCCTTTTAAAATGctaagggggtgggtgggtagtCATGGGGGAGGAGATAGTCTTGCGATTTAAAAAaattgaagtaaaaaaaaaaaaaaatgggagcGAAATATCAATGTCTGGTTAATCAGTCCCACTCAAGTGACTCATTTAACTCCATGACCCAAACATTCTGTTTTCAGacattgtttttaatgatttCTCAGCTGTATTCCGCCAGATAATGTTTTTGGTCTTGCTTTTGAAagacatttttatgtttttgtttttttttgtttttttcagtaATGTCTTGGTTCAAATTCATCACAGTACAGCCATTGGTTATTGTAATTTGAAATGGTGAGATTTTGCAGGTTGCAAAGGCATATTTTTTCATAAAGTAATCTGTAGAACTTTCCTGTCTCTTGTGGTTGGAAATGTTCGTCTTGAGTCAGTCAAATGGTCTGAAAATCTCGGCCTGTTCATGGGAAGTCGATAACGTATGATTTGAATTTCTTAGGCAAGGTTTTGAATTTTTGGAGAGGCTAATAAAACATTTCTGCAGGAATGCTGTCACATAATGTATTGAATTTCAAGTCTTATTTTTAGTCcttcaaaatataaaataaacatttaactTTGTAACTGCTTGTTGCGTTTTTCCGTTAAGATTTAGCTCTGGTTCGGATAAGCCATAGAAATAATTAGCCTTTTAAGTATTGTAGATTTATAAGAGCCTCTCCTCTGTTCCATTAATGGTGGTGAACTAGCAAAAGCATCATAATGCTAGTTCTTGCAGAACTTTACACAATTCTTTGTCATCCTTGAATAAGTAAAACACATCTGATGTCGGATCAGTTTGTGGGATACATTTTATCCAATCTCAGTTAAGCCATACAAGGAATTTAAACTTCCAACAGAAAGATTCTTACTGATTATATACACAAGTCATATGTATGATGGCAGTTTGATGCTGTTTCACCATAGGCAATTATGAATGTGACCAAATCCATGCAAAAAAAACGTAAAAGTTCTGCAAGGCCATGCACAGAGCTACACAAGACAAAGGAATCCAGCAGATGCTGATTAGTCACGTGCTTCCCCCTTGGGGGATGCCCAGGTGATGGGCTGCCACGATGCACCCACCACTACCCTCTCTAACCCTTTCTTTTCCCCATCAGCAGGAAGAGAAGGTCTTCCAGAAGAAGTTCTTACAGGGCGAGCGTTCTTGTGGAGTCGGCACAGACCCCCCCTTCAGGGTCCCATTCAGAAGGCCCTCCAGGTCGTGGCCGGTCAGGTTCTCCTCGGTCAGGTTCTTCTCAGTCAGCCCAGCCAGTATCTTCAACAACAGGATCCTCTCCTCATCTGCCAAACTCTAGAGAAGCATCAAGCAGTGTTTTTAATCATTGTTATCCTTAAGCAAGTTTCAAGATCAAACCAAATCATTCTTGCAAATAGAAATGTTGGCAGTAAATAGGATTAGTCTAAATAATGGTAGGTTTAAGAACTGTTTGCCCTAAACATACTGCTGATGACTACAACTACATAAATGACATCACAGTACAACTAAAATAATGATATCCATACAGTGAGGCCCCCTTAATTCCTTTGTAAGTCTGATCCCAAAAGTCTGGACCTACCTCATTCCTTAGTGGCTTCTCCCGAACAGGCAGGGCT from Clupea harengus unplaced genomic scaffold, Ch_v2.0.2, whole genome shotgun sequence encodes the following:
- the sst6 gene encoding somatostatin 6, giving the protein MGVLARVDPCSVAQSARITMRVLTSLVPLILIVWSGSQTGALPVREKPLRNESLADEERILLLKILAGLTEKNLTEENLTGHDLEGLLNGTLKGGSVPTPQERSPCKNFFWKTFSSC